One uncultured Draconibacterium sp. genomic window, AATGACAGACTTTTAGATGTAGAAGGCGCCTGGAAAATTGCCGTTGGACTTTGCTCTATGTCGATGAGTGTTTTGGGATCGTTGTACAGGAATTCCCACTGAATGGTTAATTTATTTCCCAGCAAATAATCGAAGCCAACGCTTGCAAGAAAAACACCTGATGTATCGGCAAAATTCTCAGCAGCCTTATAATAACTGGCTTCACCCCTAAATGCAACTTTGCCGATGTTTCCTTCCCAACCGGTTCCAACAACAATGTCCTGTCCGTAAACATAGCCGCCCATGAATTGAATGTCGTAACTCCATTTATTGAATTTATACAATCCGGCTAAGGTTAAATCATTCGAGCTGTCAATTTTTGCGACCAACTCGGCTGACGAAGCAGTGCCAAGGTAATATTTCATCCTCAGGGCATCTGATCCGGGCCGTTCCATATAATCAAAGTCGTAATACGAGAAGGCATTAAAAATATCGTTGGGATTCCACACCAGTGTTCGTCCCCAGTTTACTCTTTGTCGCCCAACACTTATTTCAAATTTTCCGGTAACATATTCAATATAAGCCCTGTCGAATTGGGTGTTCATTAAATTGTTGGCGTTTTGCCACCAGTTAAAATTCATATTAAAAAAGCCCCGGTCGCGGGCAAATTCATTCGCATATCCGGGAATATTCGCCATACTTTGTCCCCATACAAATTGATTGCGAAATTCCAGGTGAGCAGTAAAATTATCGTTGGCATACCAGGTCATATTAATGCGGTTGTGCAAGATAAAGTCGTTTAAAAACTGATAATCATTGCCGGCATCTTTTGCAAATGCCGATTGCCCCATGTTTGAAATATAACCGTTAATGTCGAGTTTCGATTGTGCATTCGATACGACTGTTACAAAGGAAACGAATATAAAAAGTATGTATTTAAACCAGCGCATCATTCACCACCGTTTTTACGTTCGTCACTGATTACTTTCCCATCCTCGACAGTTATTACGCGACGTGCCTTTTTAACCACGCGTGCATCGTGTGTACTAAATACAAAGGTTATGTTTTCTTCGCGATTCAATTTTTCCATGATGTCGAGCAAAGTTTCTGTTGATTTTGAATCGAGGTTGGCAGTGGGCTCATCGGCCAGCACAAATTTGGGTTTGCTGGCCAAAGCCCGCGCCACTGCAACGCGCTGTTGCTGTCCTCCCGATAATTTTGCCGGGCGTGCATTCATGCGTTCACCCAGTCCAACCGACTTTAAAAGTTCTTCTGTTCGTACATCGCATTCTTTGCTGTTCTTTCCCTGAAGACGCATTACAAATTCAGTATTTTCTTTTGCTGTTAAAACAGGAATCAGATTGTAGGATTGAAACACAAAACCAATATTATTTAAGCGGAAATCGGTTAAGGCCTCACCTTTCAAATTACTCATTGTAGTTCCTCCAACCAAAACCTCTCCCGAAGTTGGATCATCCAAACCACCAATCATATTTAAAAGAGTTGTTTTTCCAGATCCTGAAGGGCCAACAATCGCCGCAAATTCTCCTTCGTTAAAATCGAGTGTTACACCGTTTACTGCATGTACCTCAACTTCCGATTCTTTGTATATTTTAACAAGGTCTTTAATTTCTATGACTTTCATATCCGTGGTATTTGTAGTGATTTTATATTCTGTTTGTTCTTTTTAAAAGTTAGTTTCTTACTGATACTATGTTGTTGGTTGTTGGTTGTTGGTTGTTGGTTGTTATTTGTTTGTTAGGTTCGCCAATTTGATTCAATGTATTGAATGAATTTGTTGATTTTGGATCCTAAATGATTGTATCTTTCAATTAATTCGTTTAATGGATTTTCAGAAAAGTAGAGATTACTAATCATTGATAGTTGAGATGTCGTTTCGTTACAAGAAGCTTGCGCATACGTGAGAAATTTAACAAACTCAGCTTTATAACGTTTTCTTCCATATCCTTCTGCAATATTGTCTTTAATACTTTTTGACGATCTACGAATCTGATTTCCCTGTTCATACAATTCAAAAGTTGGAAGTGTTAAACTTAAATGATGAACTTCAACTGCTAATTCGTAAGCCATTTTATAAATATCTAAGTCGTTATAACTACTCATTTTGTTTTATTTATTTGAATCAACTAATAACTAATAACTACCAACAACCAATTCTATTCTGTCCGCAATGCATCAATGGGTTTTAGTTTTAAAGCCTTTCGCGCTGGTGCAATTGACGATGCTATTCCAACAATAATTACCAGAACAATTATGGCAAAGAAATAATTCCATTCGATGTTGGGATAAACGATTGCCGAATAACCAAAAGCCTCAAATCCTTCACCTACCGACGAAAAATCAAGCCCTGTATAACTGGTGATTTTTAAAACCAAGGCGCCTAAACCCATTCCAACTACACTTCCGGTAAGTGTCAGAAATACGGTTTCCAGCATAATCATTCTGAATACTTTTTTCTTATTCATGCCTATGGCCATTAACATTCCCAATTCCTTGATCCGCTCCATTATGGCCATCAGCATTGTATTTACAATTCCAAAAGCCAAGGCCAGAAATATGATACTCATAATCATAAAATAATATACATCCATAATGTCGGCAAGCATAGCTGCATCGGGAGCAATTTCGCGCCACGTCATAACATTAACTTGCGGAAACCGGGAACTAATGGCCAGCTGTTCCGTTTTTTCGCTTGAGGTATCGAGGTTGACCAGAAGAGCAATTTCATGAAAATCATCCGGCCCGAATCCGGCAGCTCTTGCCAAATCTTCTTGTAGAACAAATGCATTTTGTGCATCAAAAGCAGTATTGCTTGTTTTGTAAATTCCGCATACACGATACGACTGGTAAGTCATTTCACCATGCATGTCGGTAAACGTGAAAACTATTTTTGATTTAAGTTGATAATTTTTAGCCAGTTCAGTAATTAGTGCTCCGTATTTGCGTGCTTCCGATTTACTTAGTTCACTTTCAAAGGCTTTACGAAACTTGGTTTTTGAATAAAACCTTCGCCCTTCGTATTCCTGTGCCACTTTTAAAACGGTTTCGGGAACCTGTAAATTTTTTAAACTATCAATAAGTTCGGTGCTTACACGAAAGGTCTTGATCCGAAGTTGTTCTGCTGTTTTATCGCTAATTACAATCGGATTTTTGTACTCCACATCGAAATAGCTTCCTCCATCGTGCTGAATAAATTCATACAGACTCGATACTTGTTTTTCGTCCTCTGGATTTATGCCTTTAATGGTTACAGCCGTATTACCGCGCGACGTGGCTGCCATTGCCACTACTTTGGTGCGGCTGGTAAATTTTGTTATGGCTGATTGTTGTTTAATAAAGTCTTTAACCTGGCTGTAATCGGGAATTGTATAAGCTATTTCTTCATTATTCAGATATTCCGGATTTTGAATTTTTAGGTGAGCTGCTTCTATGTTTATGGCCGCATTAACACGTTGGTCGCCCCAGCCTTTCATCATGCCGGCAACAAATATACCAGCCACTGTTCCCAATGTAACCGCTACAATTACAATCAGGCTTCGGTGTTTATTCCGCCAAACATTTTTCCATGAAATTGATGTTATCATTGTACTTATTTTAAGGTAGTAGATTTAAAGGAATATTTTTCATTATTATTTGATCCTGTTTATTGGTGATTGAATGAGATTGAATTTAAAGATTGAATGAGATTGAATTTAAAGATTGAAAGAGATTGAATTTAAAGATTGAAAAAGATTGAATTCAAAGATTGAATTCAAAGATTGAAAAAGATGGATGCTTCATATTTTTATTTTAGGCGTTTGCGCATGGTAGCAAGAATTTTGATTATTTCGACACTTTCTGCATGAAGTTGTATTGCAAGTTCTGATACAGAAATTTTTGAATCAATTATTAAATCCAGCCACATTTCTGTTTCATCCGCTTCTTCTACAGTTACTGATAGTTTAGCGAAAAATTCAGCTTTCGATCTGGCTCTTAATGCAGCCCTATAATTTGCGTAAGTTGAAGTTCCGGATCTGGTAATTTGCCGATTCAGAATACGTGCTCTTTCAGAGTTTGGTAAAGAATTTGATAGCTCAAGAATATTCAACGCAAAAACTTTAAGTCTTTCACGCACTTGTATTTTATAATCAATCCAACTATTACTATCCATAAGAATTCGTTTAATTTTCTTTCAATCTTCATCAATCTTCATCAATCTCCCTCAAACTACGCTCTCAGCGCATTCATAATTTTTAGTTTTCGAATACTTTTTAGAGGGAAATAACTGGCTACCAAAACCATTAATAGCACAATTAAGGCCTGCCACCAAAAATACCCGTCGAAACTGGCCAGAGGCATAATTGCTTCGTAGCCCATATCTTCATACATTTTTGCCGTTTTACCTGTCATTTGTATTGGGAATTTATTGCCAAGATAAATTAATGGCGAAACTCCAATCATTCCGATCAGCGTA contains:
- a CDS encoding four helix bundle protein, with amino-acid sequence MSSYNDLDIYKMAYELAVEVHHLSLTLPTFELYEQGNQIRRSSKSIKDNIAEGYGRKRYKAEFVKFLTYAQASCNETTSQLSMISNLYFSENPLNELIERYNHLGSKINKFIQYIESNWRT
- a CDS encoding ABC transporter ATP-binding protein codes for the protein MKVIEIKDLVKIYKESEVEVHAVNGVTLDFNEGEFAAIVGPSGSGKTTLLNMIGGLDDPTSGEVLVGGTTMSNLKGEALTDFRLNNIGFVFQSYNLIPVLTAKENTEFVMRLQGKNSKECDVRTEELLKSVGLGERMNARPAKLSGGQQQRVAVARALASKPKFVLADEPTANLDSKSTETLLDIMEKLNREENITFVFSTHDARVVKKARRVITVEDGKVISDERKNGGE
- a CDS encoding four helix bundle protein; translation: MDSNSWIDYKIQVRERLKVFALNILELSNSLPNSERARILNRQITRSGTSTYANYRAALRARSKAEFFAKLSVTVEEADETEMWLDLIIDSKISVSELAIQLHAESVEIIKILATMRKRLK
- a CDS encoding FtsX-like permease family protein, with the protein product MITSISWKNVWRNKHRSLIVIVAVTLGTVAGIFVAGMMKGWGDQRVNAAINIEAAHLKIQNPEYLNNEEIAYTIPDYSQVKDFIKQQSAITKFTSRTKVVAMAATSRGNTAVTIKGINPEDEKQVSSLYEFIQHDGGSYFDVEYKNPIVISDKTAEQLRIKTFRVSTELIDSLKNLQVPETVLKVAQEYEGRRFYSKTKFRKAFESELSKSEARKYGALITELAKNYQLKSKIVFTFTDMHGEMTYQSYRVCGIYKTSNTAFDAQNAFVLQEDLARAAGFGPDDFHEIALLVNLDTSSEKTEQLAISSRFPQVNVMTWREIAPDAAMLADIMDVYYFMIMSIIFLALAFGIVNTMLMAIMERIKELGMLMAIGMNKKKVFRMIMLETVFLTLTGSVVGMGLGALVLKITSYTGLDFSSVGEGFEAFGYSAIVYPNIEWNYFFAIIVLVIIVGIASSIAPARKALKLKPIDALRTE